One window of the Cryptomeria japonica chromosome 7, Sugi_1.0, whole genome shotgun sequence genome contains the following:
- the LOC131071929 gene encoding uncharacterized protein LOC131071929, with protein sequence MGVGTAEKPLIKRRLWRMAKVITFLVRKCMVKRRYLHEEFTKMGKLLANNVRNILFQGRSSGPFGHREYEFSCSNTPAFTRPRQHNYFSCIRPTSFEDQEEYNMRVDILQPCSFPAVEECETHTYDLGEGEELGTPVSHSSGVRVDTEAEDFIARFHSQIKFQRQISLLQYEEMLARGA encoded by the coding sequence ATGGGAGTTGGAACGGCAGAAAAGCCCCTGATCAAGAGGCGTTTGTGGAGAATGGCGAAAGTTATAACTTTCCTCGTTAGGAAATGTATGGTGAAGCGCAGGTATTTGCACGAAGAATTTACGAAGATGGGAAAGCTGTTGGCAAATAATGTGCGGAATATATTGTTTCAGGGCAGATCGAGTGGGCCATTTGGGCACAGAGAATACGAATTCTCATGCTCCAATACCCCTGCATTCACAAGACCAAGGCAGCACAATTATTTCTCGTGCATACGTCCCACTTCTTTTGAGGACCAGGAGGAGTACAATATGAGAGTAGATATTTTGCAGCCTTGCAGTTTTCCTGCAGTTGAAGAGTGTGAGACACACACGTACGATTTGGGCGAGGGAGAAGAGTTGGGCACACCCGTTTCTCACTCAAGTGGCGTTAGAGTGGATACAGAAGCGGAGGATTTCATTGCAAGATTTCACAGCCAAATTAAATTTCAACGGCAGATCTCTTTGTTACAGTACGAGGAGATGCTTGCTCGAGGTGCCTGA